A section of the Anabaena cylindrica PCC 7122 genome encodes:
- a CDS encoding nucleotidyl transferase AbiEii/AbiGii toxin family protein, with the protein MKLYEHPEFTDAIKAAKQHFAHPGLTEQFIEKDYYVTEALRIVAQNYPNEVIFKGGTSLSKGWKLIERFSEDIDLFLNPQAFNPPLPSKNSIYKKLKQIETLVDGHPGLTLNRSNADKGSHRNSFFNYNPQFLGNKAIANSVYLEIGIRSGNYPVEEISISSYLADFLKETGISLGTDDESAFPMKLLHFRRTFVEKLFAIHSRVLLYKEQKQPIATHARHYYDLYCLAQRQEVQKMLNTEEYNNIKEDCFNIGQQHFNNYQPPENLSFSKSIAIFPTGDLRQLIAKEYSQQCRNLCYGDYPTWEEIESCFEQLRNIL; encoded by the coding sequence GTGAAACTGTACGAACATCCAGAATTCACAGATGCTATCAAAGCTGCTAAACAACATTTTGCACATCCAGGGCTAACCGAACAGTTCATTGAAAAGGATTACTATGTCACAGAAGCTCTGCGAATTGTGGCACAAAACTATCCAAATGAAGTGATTTTTAAAGGAGGAACGAGTTTATCTAAGGGGTGGAAGCTAATAGAAAGGTTCTCAGAAGATATTGACCTGTTTTTGAATCCTCAAGCCTTCAATCCACCCCTTCCTAGTAAAAATAGTATTTATAAAAAGTTAAAACAAATAGAAACATTGGTAGATGGGCATCCCGGCTTAACACTTAATAGAAGTAATGCTGATAAAGGATCTCATCGTAATAGTTTTTTTAACTATAACCCTCAATTTTTAGGTAATAAAGCAATAGCTAATAGTGTTTACTTAGAAATAGGAATACGTAGTGGGAATTATCCTGTAGAAGAAATATCAATATCTTCTTATTTAGCTGATTTCTTAAAAGAAACAGGTATTAGTTTAGGTACAGATGATGAATCTGCATTTCCTATGAAATTGTTACATTTCCGACGCACTTTTGTAGAGAAATTATTTGCTATACACTCTAGAGTGTTACTTTATAAAGAACAAAAACAACCGATAGCAACTCACGCCAGACATTACTACGATCTGTACTGTTTAGCCCAAAGGCAAGAAGTACAAAAAATGCTTAACACGGAAGAATATAATAACATTAAAGAAGATTGTTTTAACATTGGACAACAACATTTCAATAATTATCAACCACCTGAAAATTTGAGTTTTTCAAAGAGCATAGCAATTTTTCCAACAGGAGACTTACGACAATTAATTGCAAAGGAATATAGCCAACAATGCAGAAATTTATGCTATGGCGATTATCCAACATGGGAAGAAATAGAATCATGCTTTGAGCAATTACGAAATATTTTGTAA
- a CDS encoding IS1 family transposase (programmed frameshift), protein MSISRPTCPNCGSQHIVKNGKIHNQKPKYQCQNCKRQFIENPTNKVISKDTIELIDRLLLEKIPLAGIARAARVSETWLQKYVNNKYAQIPTQVNVSAKPRGKLTIECDEAWSFVGHKGNKQWIWLALDKKTREIVGVYIGDRSEDGARGLWNSLPPVYRQCAVCYTDFWAAYAQVIPSKRHQAVGKESGKTNHIERFNNTMRQRISRLVRKTLSFSKKLDNHIGAIWYFIHHYNSCCSA, encoded by the exons ATGTCAATCTCCAGACCTACTTGCCCCAATTGTGGTTCTCAACACATTGTCAAAAATGGGAAGATTCATAATCAAAAACCAAAATACCAGTGTCAAAACTGCAAAAGACAGTTTATAGAAAATCCCACTAATAAAGTTATTAGCAAAGATACTATAGAACTGATTGATAGACTTTTACTTGAGAAAATACCTCTCGCAGGTATTGCTCGTGCTGCTCGTGTTTCAGAGACTTGGTTGCAAAAATATGTGAATAATAAATATGCCCAGATTCCGACTCAGGTAAATGTTTCAGCCAAACCAAGAGGTAAATTGACTATTGAGTGTGATGAGGCTTGGTCATTTGTAGGTCATAAGGGTAATAAGCAATGGATTTGGTTAGCTTTGGATA AAAAAACTAGAGAAATAGTTGGAGTTTACATAGGCGACCGCAGTGAAGATGGCGCTAGGGGATTATGGAATTCTCTACCACCAGTTTATCGTCAATGTGCTGTTTGCTATACAGATTTTTGGGCAGCTTACGCACAAGTTATTCCTAGCAAACGTCATCAGGCAGTAGGGAAAGAAAGTGGCAAGACTAACCATATTGAACGCTTTAATAATACAATGCGTCAAAGAATTTCTCGTTTGGTTAGAAAGACTTTATCCTTCTCTAAAAAGTTAGATAATCATATTGGTGCTATCTGGTATTTTATTCATCATTATAATTCTTGTTGTAGCGCCTAA
- a CDS encoding ATP-binding protein: protein MAEAAKQQSNPFSTGGGGPNFETRVQAAFTVLMLTGRLAPCLPPFPIIRIKLQGRYAGFNTDDFIVFTKQSETDKEAKLLAQIKHDINITENNKIFAEVIQSTWNDFNDESFDSNTDALALITGPLSATDINDVRPILEWARHAENEEEFFIKINTANFSSNAKRKKLEAFKTHLKTANNETDVSHRQLWEFLKVFHIIGYDLDTVSGSTLSLLYSLIAQYSQIPASNLWSSIVTYVENYNQNAGTLTLESLPEDIRTAFSTVTSSSWLSDVSKLKDHGNYILAGIRTTIGGIHIQQSDAFAQLLSFTETSSFVFVSGERGAGKSGLIREFSDYVGERAPIFCLRTEDLDKAHLDNVFSAMGLRSSLRDLEAGFALMPKKYLVIESLEKLLELEKTTAFIDLLDLLKKQQGWTVIATGRDYAYQLITFHHLQPFGINFTTLTLSGFSHDQVQYLCKQLEPLRKLSDNPTLNLLLKSPFFADLAYRVLQTGTEFMPDDGEKEFRTAVWRDVIAKEQVRANGMPFKRRQAFTDIAVHRAKQMVYGVPESEFNSDAVFKLEEDNLVRRDSKNGLVSPAHDVLEDWALEQYIEDAYRRHLGNTQNFLNAIGNKPAMNRAFRLWLHQKLRYGENLDGFIRSVLSSQDVQRYWQDETIAAVLQGDNPDQFLRLLKNQLFLENGELLKRFCFILRIACQTPEQTLTLRPKENDERTLVDALFLKPYGQGWKAVICFLFENKELLSETLVPHITAVLNNWSSILHIDEELLVPAREAGLLALHLLAYLKESYRDDGDRNKLLSIIIKTISAIREEFLELLETDVFANGTGERSHRPHYVEEFCKMAFQGVEAAFFCKNDPNTLIKLAYSEWLIEKSRKSNTYHYRSIGGVNHYFSLYEHRYEFFPASGAKGPFQYLLRFHPKKGLDFILNLLNIAAEEYAHSDLDKPHRYSSTQRDLSESVVEPLTIQLNDGTKIQGSGKYVVIIKLGATTRIIMMNKIPDSTNMII from the coding sequence ATGGCTGAAGCAGCAAAGCAACAAAGTAATCCTTTTTCTACTGGTGGTGGTGGACCAAACTTTGAAACGCGAGTTCAAGCTGCGTTCACTGTTCTTATGCTGACTGGCCGACTTGCACCCTGCCTACCGCCTTTTCCCATCATAAGAATCAAGCTACAAGGGCGTTACGCTGGCTTTAATACTGATGATTTTATTGTATTCACAAAACAGTCAGAAACTGACAAAGAAGCAAAGCTGCTAGCTCAAATAAAACATGACATTAATATCACGGAAAATAACAAAATTTTTGCTGAAGTAATTCAAAGTACTTGGAATGATTTTAATGACGAAAGTTTTGATTCTAATACTGATGCCCTCGCTCTTATTACGGGTCCTTTGAGCGCAACTGATATCAACGATGTGCGACCTATTCTTGAATGGGCAAGGCACGCTGAAAATGAAGAAGAATTTTTTATCAAAATTAATACTGCTAATTTTAGTAGTAATGCAAAAAGAAAAAAGTTAGAAGCGTTCAAAACACATTTGAAGACTGCAAATAACGAAACTGATGTTTCTCACAGGCAGTTATGGGAGTTCTTAAAAGTTTTTCATATCATTGGCTACGATTTAGATACAGTATCAGGGAGTACGTTGTCCCTACTTTACTCTCTAATTGCTCAGTATTCACAGATACCTGCATCGAATTTGTGGAGCAGCATCGTTACCTATGTTGAGAACTACAACCAAAATGCAGGAACACTTACTTTAGAAAGCTTACCAGAAGACATTAGGACAGCATTTAGTACCGTTACTTCTTCTAGTTGGTTATCAGATGTCAGTAAGCTCAAGGATCATGGGAATTACATTTTAGCTGGTATAAGAACTACTATTGGTGGAATTCATATTCAGCAATCAGATGCATTTGCTCAATTACTCAGCTTTACTGAAACCTCCAGTTTTGTTTTCGTGTCTGGTGAGCGCGGGGCTGGAAAATCTGGCCTAATACGAGAATTCTCAGACTATGTAGGCGAACGCGCCCCTATCTTCTGTTTACGCACAGAGGATTTGGATAAAGCCCACCTCGATAATGTATTTTCAGCAATGGGCTTAAGAAGTTCGCTTCGGGATTTAGAAGCAGGTTTCGCTTTAATGCCAAAAAAATACTTGGTTATTGAATCATTAGAAAAGCTTCTTGAGTTAGAGAAAACAACAGCATTTATAGATTTGCTTGATTTACTGAAAAAACAGCAAGGTTGGACTGTTATTGCTACTGGTCGTGACTATGCATATCAACTAATAACTTTTCACCATCTTCAACCTTTTGGGATTAACTTTACGACGCTTACATTAAGTGGTTTTAGTCATGACCAAGTTCAGTATCTATGCAAACAACTTGAACCTTTACGAAAACTTTCTGATAATCCAACTTTGAATCTGTTGCTGAAATCTCCATTTTTTGCGGATTTAGCATATAGAGTTCTTCAAACTGGAACAGAGTTTATGCCTGATGATGGTGAAAAGGAGTTTCGCACCGCCGTCTGGCGAGACGTGATTGCAAAAGAACAAGTGCGAGCAAACGGGATGCCATTTAAGCGTAGGCAAGCTTTTACGGATATCGCAGTTCATCGCGCTAAACAGATGGTCTATGGAGTGCCAGAGAGTGAGTTTAATAGCGATGCTGTTTTCAAGCTCGAAGAGGATAATTTAGTTCGTCGCGATTCCAAGAATGGTCTCGTTAGCCCAGCACACGACGTTCTAGAGGATTGGGCGCTCGAACAATACATTGAGGATGCTTATCGGAGACACTTAGGCAACACGCAGAATTTTCTTAATGCAATAGGTAATAAACCTGCAATGAATCGTGCGTTTCGCTTGTGGCTTCACCAAAAATTGAGGTACGGTGAGAACCTTGATGGTTTTATTCGCTCTGTTCTTAGTAGTCAAGATGTCCAAAGATACTGGCAAGATGAAACTATTGCTGCGGTACTTCAAGGTGATAATCCAGACCAGTTTCTCAGACTGTTAAAGAATCAACTTTTTTTAGAGAATGGAGAACTTCTAAAACGTTTCTGCTTCATCCTCCGAATAGCTTGTCAAACGCCAGAGCAGACGTTAACTTTAAGACCAAAAGAAAATGATGAAAGAACTTTAGTTGATGCTTTGTTTCTTAAGCCTTATGGTCAAGGCTGGAAAGCTGTTATTTGCTTCCTCTTTGAAAACAAGGAACTTCTATCAGAAACTTTAGTACCACATATAACAGCAGTATTAAATAACTGGTCATCTATTCTTCATATAGACGAAGAACTGCTAGTACCAGCCCGTGAAGCAGGGTTACTAGCCCTTCATTTATTAGCCTATCTTAAAGAATCATACAGAGACGATGGTGATAGAAACAAGCTACTTAGCATCATTATAAAAACCATTTCAGCAATACGTGAAGAGTTTTTGGAGCTTTTAGAGACAGATGTTTTCGCGAATGGAACTGGTGAGAGATCGCACCGACCACACTACGTCGAAGAGTTTTGTAAAATGGCTTTTCAAGGCGTTGAAGCAGCTTTCTTCTGCAAGAATGATCCAAATACACTAATCAAGCTGGCGTACTCTGAATGGTTAATTGAGAAATCCAGGAAAAGTAACACATACCATTACAGAAGCATCGGTGGGGTAAATCATTACTTCAGCCTCTACGAGCATCGGTATGAGTTTTTTCCTGCTAGTGGGGCTAAAGGTCCATTTCAATATCTTTTGCGTTTCCATCCAAAAAAGGGCTTAGATTTTATTTTAAATTTGCTTAATATTGCAGCAGAAGAGTATGCCCATTCTGATTTAGATAAACCGCATCGCTACTCATCGACACAACGAGACTTGTCAGAATCGGTAGTGGAACCATTAACTATCCAGTTAAATGATGGGACAAAAATTCAGGGTAGTGGTAAATATGTAGTGATAATAAAATTAGGCGCTACAACAAGAATTATAATGATGAATAAAATACCAGATAGCACCAATATGATTATCTAA
- the parA gene encoding ParA family partition ATPase has translation MKIAILNQKGGSGKTTVSIHLSHALKLKGYRVLLVDTDPQGSSRDWAAARNEEAPFSVMALDRPIIHKELPKLAQGYEYVLIDGAPRVSDLTRSAIMAVDFVLIPIQPSPLDIWAVHEVVELIQEATIYKPDLSAAFLVNRKVVNSSIAREVSEVLQQYPFPVLNAQISQRVVFAECLNSGSTVLETAPKSAAADEVRAVCEEILAFVKEPTNHGRN, from the coding sequence ATGAAAATTGCCATTCTGAACCAAAAAGGGGGCAGTGGTAAGACAACAGTATCCATCCATCTGTCCCATGCTTTGAAATTAAAAGGGTATCGAGTATTACTTGTAGACACTGACCCCCAAGGCTCATCCCGTGATTGGGCAGCAGCCCGTAACGAAGAAGCACCATTTAGCGTCATGGCGTTAGATCGGCCGATTATCCACAAAGAATTGCCCAAATTAGCACAGGGGTATGAATACGTACTGATTGATGGTGCGCCCAGAGTTTCCGACCTCACCCGTTCGGCAATTATGGCAGTAGATTTTGTGCTAATCCCCATCCAGCCATCACCCCTAGATATCTGGGCAGTGCATGAAGTCGTCGAGCTAATTCAGGAAGCAACTATATATAAACCAGATTTGTCAGCTGCATTTTTGGTTAACCGGAAGGTTGTCAATAGCAGCATTGCGCGGGAAGTATCCGAAGTGTTACAGCAGTATCCATTCCCAGTATTGAACGCCCAAATTAGCCAACGAGTAGTTTTTGCTGAGTGCTTAAATAGCGGCAGTACAGTTTTGGAAACTGCTCCAAAAAGTGCTGCGGCGGATGAAGTCAGGGCAGTTTGTGAGGAAATTTTAGCATTTGTAAAGGAACCAACGAATCATGGCAGAAACTAA
- a CDS encoding type II toxin-antitoxin system VapC family toxin, whose product MAFLVDTNLLLRSVEPSHPMYGDASNAIATLLSQGEQLCIVPQNLIEFWNVYTRPVERNGLGHSAAEAEAEINRLKAFFPLLLDTEAIYQEWEKLVVDHAVRSEILDGQRIGK is encoded by the coding sequence GTGGCTTTTCTTGTAGACACAAACCTACTTCTGCGTAGCGTCGAACCATCTCACCCAATGTATGGGGATGCAAGTAATGCCATCGCCACTTTGCTATCGCAAGGCGAGCAGCTGTGCATTGTACCGCAAAACTTAATTGAGTTTTGGAATGTTTACACTCGACCTGTGGAGAGGAACGGCTTGGGACATAGCGCCGCAGAAGCTGAAGCTGAAATTAATCGCTTAAAGGCATTTTTCCCTCTATTGCTGGATACCGAAGCAATTTACCAAGAATGGGAAAAGCTTGTGGTAGATCATGCTGTCCGAAGTGAAATCCTGGACGGGCAAAGAATTGGTAAATAA
- the psbA gene encoding photosystem II q(b) protein, whose translation MTTAIQQRQSANVWDRFCEWITSTENRIYIGWFGVLMIPTLLSAIACFVIAFIAAPPVDIDGIREPVAGSLLYGNNIISGAVVPSSNAIGLHFYPIWEAASLDEWLYNGGPYQLVIFHFLIGVACYLGREWELSYRLGMRPWICVAFSAPVAAATAVFLIYPIGQGSFSDGMPLGISGTFNFMIVFQAEHNILMHPFHMLGVAGVFGGSLFSAMHGSLVTSSLVRETTETESQNYGYKFGQEEETYNIVAAHGYFGRLIFQYASFNNSRSLHFFLAAWPVIGIWFTALGVSTMAFNLNGFNFNQSIIDSQGRVIGTWADVINRANLGMEVMHERNAHNFPLDLAAGDVAPVALTAPAING comes from the coding sequence ATGACCACAGCCATTCAACAGCGCCAAAGCGCTAACGTATGGGATCGATTCTGCGAATGGATCACCAGCACTGAAAACCGCATCTACATCGGTTGGTTCGGAGTCTTGATGATTCCTACTCTACTATCTGCGATCGCTTGTTTCGTAATTGCATTCATCGCCGCTCCCCCCGTAGACATCGACGGTATCCGCGAACCAGTAGCAGGTTCATTACTTTACGGAAACAACATCATCTCCGGTGCAGTTGTTCCTTCCTCCAACGCAATTGGATTACACTTCTACCCAATTTGGGAAGCAGCTTCCTTAGATGAGTGGTTGTACAACGGTGGACCTTACCAACTAGTAATATTCCACTTCTTAATCGGCGTAGCTTGCTACCTCGGTCGTGAATGGGAACTTTCTTATCGCTTAGGTATGCGTCCTTGGATTTGCGTAGCATTCTCTGCACCAGTAGCAGCAGCAACCGCAGTATTCCTAATCTACCCCATCGGTCAAGGTTCATTCTCAGACGGTATGCCTTTGGGTATCTCTGGAACCTTCAACTTCATGATCGTGTTCCAAGCTGAACACAACATCTTGATGCACCCCTTCCATATGTTGGGAGTAGCTGGTGTCTTCGGTGGTTCCTTGTTCTCTGCAATGCACGGTTCTTTGGTTACATCTTCACTAGTTCGTGAAACAACCGAAACCGAATCACAAAACTACGGTTACAAATTCGGTCAAGAAGAAGAAACCTACAACATTGTTGCAGCACACGGTTACTTCGGTCGCTTGATTTTCCAATACGCTTCCTTCAACAACAGCCGTTCACTTCACTTCTTCCTCGCTGCTTGGCCAGTAATCGGTATCTGGTTTACCGCTTTGGGTGTTAGCACAATGGCTTTCAACTTGAACGGTTTCAACTTCAACCAATCCATCATTGATTCTCAAGGTCGTGTGATTGGTACATGGGCTGACGTAATCAACCGCGCTAACTTGGGTATGGAAGTAATGCACGAACGCAATGCTCACAACTTCCCCTTAGACTTGGCTGCTGGTGATGTTGCTCCTGTTGCTCTAACCGCACCTGCAATCAACGGTTAA
- a CDS encoding lysozyme inhibitor LprI family protein, whose product MFEKVKERFMLKRMVVAVLLFSGVAQAAPVNKVDYEQMYNKCLKAAGVTNNSSVAQCSLQTFNASEQEINRLYSKIYHQIASQQAEDAKKFELSQKFWLSYRDSHCKLAGAYVGSPMYSYCPMQLNILRVAELREFAIE is encoded by the coding sequence GTGTTTGAAAAAGTTAAGGAGCGTTTTATGCTAAAGCGGATGGTTGTTGCTGTTTTACTTTTTTCGGGTGTAGCGCAGGCTGCTCCTGTAAATAAAGTTGACTATGAACAGATGTATAACAAGTGCTTGAAGGCGGCTGGTGTTACGAATAATAGTTCAGTGGCGCAGTGTTCGCTCCAAACGTTTAATGCTTCGGAGCAGGAAATTAATCGCCTCTACAGTAAAATTTATCACCAAATTGCATCTCAGCAGGCGGAGGACGCGAAAAAGTTTGAACTTTCTCAGAAGTTTTGGTTGAGCTATCGAGATAGTCATTGCAAGCTGGCTGGAGCTTATGTTGGTTCCCCGATGTACTCATACTGTCCAATGCAGTTAAATATTTTACGGGTTGCTGAATTAAGAGAGTTTGCTATCGAGTGA
- a CDS encoding Rpn family recombination-promoting nuclease/putative transposase — MKRDTIYYQIFKRFPALLFELVDYRPEQAYNYRFESVEVKETAFRIDGVFLPPEGATPKVIFFAEVQFQKDEALYHRFFTESLMYLYRNQSNYDDWYCVVIFPSRSLEPSDTKTHRLFLNSDQVQRIYLDELGTPNILPIGINLMQLTIASEKEMALQARLLIERVQLESTDALPKNEIIDIITTIAVYKFSSLSREEVEAMLGLTLEQTRVYQEAKAEGREEREAEMLKLTVPLLLKTGMSVEQIAQQLNVDVEVIRLAAQQSA, encoded by the coding sequence GTGAAACGCGACACCATTTACTACCAAATTTTCAAACGTTTTCCTGCGTTACTTTTTGAACTTGTTGATTACCGTCCAGAGCAGGCGTATAACTATCGTTTTGAGTCGGTTGAGGTGAAAGAAACCGCTTTTCGTATTGATGGAGTCTTTTTACCTCCAGAGGGTGCAACACCCAAAGTTATCTTTTTTGCGGAAGTTCAATTTCAGAAAGATGAAGCTTTGTATCATCGCTTCTTTACTGAGTCACTCATGTATTTGTACCGGAATCAGTCGAACTACGATGACTGGTACTGCGTGGTAATTTTTCCCTCACGCAGTTTAGAACCAAGCGATACAAAAACTCATCGACTGTTTTTAAACAGCGACCAAGTGCAGCGCATTTATTTGGATGAGTTAGGTACTCCCAATATTCTGCCAATAGGCATCAATTTAATGCAGTTGACAATTGCCTCAGAGAAAGAGATGGCTCTTCAAGCTCGTCTATTGATTGAGAGGGTACAATTAGAGTCAACGGACGCACTGCCGAAAAACGAAATAATAGATATTATTACCACAATTGCGGTTTACAAGTTTTCGTCTTTGAGTAGAGAGGAAGTGGAAGCTATGCTGGGACTGACTTTAGAGCAAACAAGGGTTTATCAGGAAGCGAAAGCTGAGGGTCGGGAAGAACGGGAAGCTGAAATGTTGAAACTTACCGTTCCCCTGTTACTAAAAACGGGGATGAGCGTGGAGCAGATTGCTCAACAGCTTAATGTTGATGTAGAGGTTATCCGGCTTGCTGCACAGCAGAGTGCCTAG
- a CDS encoding ISL3 family transposase: protein MTGKKGIKILTEILDLSGVKVVSHRLHTGIGMILQIEQENSFATCPYCGTTSHKLHQNHRHIIKDLPFGEKEIFLEINRRQFKCEQCKKPFSEDLDFVKKKRTFTNRLANKTIQEVLENDIHSVAAKGIVTKDEIERMLKDASSELPDLKPINLKRLGIDEIALKKGHGNYCAVLVDLDQSKLIAILSGRTQEIIRGTLMGWGTEILENIEEVSIDLWSGYKTLVTELMPNAQVVADRFHVMTQINKELDTQRKREKRKVEDLIKKANTTEKSKYEEILAGLKNSKYPLLKNEDKLTQEQLEKLIQVKNVSPILKEMHEFKEKIRQIFNTTQDWYTGVFKLGMWLSRAKKYFPNSNNTIIRWYQEIIAYFDNRTTSGTVEGINNKLKLIKRSGYGFKNFENFRIRCLLSWHYV from the coding sequence TATTAAAATTCTAACAGAAATTCTGGATTTAAGCGGTGTAAAAGTTGTATCACATCGCCTTCATACCGGAATTGGAATGATTTTACAAATTGAACAAGAAAATTCTTTTGCTACCTGCCCATATTGTGGCACAACCAGCCATAAATTACATCAAAATCATAGACATATTATTAAAGATCTCCCTTTTGGAGAAAAAGAAATATTTTTAGAAATTAATCGCCGACAGTTTAAATGTGAACAATGTAAAAAACCATTTAGTGAAGATTTAGATTTTGTTAAAAAGAAAAGAACTTTTACAAATCGCCTTGCAAATAAGACAATACAAGAAGTTTTAGAAAACGACATTCATAGTGTAGCAGCAAAAGGTATAGTAACAAAAGACGAAATAGAAAGAATGTTAAAAGACGCATCATCAGAATTACCAGATTTAAAACCTATAAATCTAAAAAGACTGGGAATTGATGAAATAGCTTTGAAGAAAGGACATGGGAATTACTGTGCAGTATTAGTAGATTTAGATCAGAGCAAACTAATTGCGATTTTAAGCGGACGAACACAAGAAATAATCAGGGGAACCCTTATGGGATGGGGAACAGAGATTCTAGAAAATATAGAAGAAGTCAGTATAGATTTGTGGAGTGGCTATAAAACTTTAGTAACAGAATTAATGCCAAATGCTCAAGTAGTAGCTGATAGATTTCATGTAATGACACAGATTAATAAAGAATTAGATACACAAAGAAAAAGGGAAAAACGGAAAGTTGAAGATTTAATCAAGAAAGCAAATACAACAGAAAAATCTAAATATGAAGAAATATTAGCTGGATTGAAGAATAGTAAATATCCCTTACTTAAAAATGAAGATAAGTTAACCCAAGAGCAATTAGAGAAACTGATTCAAGTTAAAAATGTCTCGCCTATTTTGAAGGAAATGCACGAATTTAAAGAAAAGATTAGGCAAATTTTTAATACTACACAAGATTGGTATACGGGAGTTTTCAAATTAGGTATGTGGTTATCGAGAGCTAAAAAATACTTCCCAAATAGCAACAATACTATTATTCGTTGGTATCAGGAAATTATAGCCTACTTTGATAATAGGACAACCAGTGGTACTGTGGAAGGAATTAATAACAAGCTTAAACTAATAAAACGTTCGGGATATGGATTTAAAAACTTTGAAAATTTCCGAATTAGATGCTTATTAAGTTGGCATTATGTTTAA